The following proteins are co-located in the Triticum aestivum cultivar Chinese Spring chromosome 1A, IWGSC CS RefSeq v2.1, whole genome shotgun sequence genome:
- the LOC123181202 gene encoding extensin-like, with product MNPTNDQPPPPSSSFSPPPIAPTTQPPPSSPPATPPTDSTDEEPPTSPPASSPPATLSSPPPPSSSTPPAPSITTPPLASPPATPPTYQANDQSPPPPPSYSPPPSALASPPPPSPLSPPAIAPTTSAPPPSTPPSPMSSPPATPPTDSTDEQTPPPPPSSPPVALSSPPPPSSSTPPVPSIATPPLSSPPATPPAYQADDQSPPPPPSYSPPLTALASPPPPPLSPPAIAPTTSVPPPSTSPLPMSSPPATPPAYQVNQPPPPPQFSPPATPPTYQGNAPPPASAPAPLSPSATAPPPGAPTGNRWVQVQNFHDALYWQIGRFVVFKLVNKKDNSLVDVLYVSMQPAGKGNNYFLVIKVADGYKKVGKYHVLLWGVPGSPDEEWKVYWLKFVGY from the exons ATGAACCCGACTAATGATCAGCCTCCTCCACCATCGTCGTCATTTAGCCCCCCACCAATAGCTCCAACTACTCAACCACCTCCCTCTAGCCCACCTGCTACACCTCCAACAGACTCAACTGATGAGGAACCTCCTACATCACCACCAGCATCCAGTCCACCAGCAACTCTATCAAGTCCTCCACCACCGTCATCGAGTACACCACCGGCTCCATCCATCACCACACCACCTTTGGCTagtccccctgctacacctccaaCGTACCAAGCCAATGACCAGTCCCCTCCACCTCCACCATCATATAGTCCTCCGCCATCAGCTTTAGCTAGtcctccaccaccatcaccactGAGTCCACCAGCAATAGCACCAACCACTAGCGCACCTCCTCCATCTACTCCCCCATCGCCTATGTCTAGTCCACCAGCAACACCTCCAACAGACTCAACTGATGAGCAAACTCCAC caccaccaccatctagTCCACCAGTAGCTCTATCAAGTCCTCCACCACCATCATCGAGTACACCACCGGTTCCATCCATTGCCACACCACCTTTGTCTagtccccctgctacacctccagCGTACCAAGCTGATGACCAATCCCCTCCACCTCCACCATCATATAGTCCACCACTGACAGCTTTAGCtagtcctccaccaccaccattgaGTCCACCAGCGATAGCACCAACTACTAGCGTACCTCCTCCATCTACTTCACCATTGCCTATGTCTAGTCCACCGGCAACACCTCCGGCGTACCAAGTTAAccaaccaccaccgccaccacaatTTAGTCCCCCTGCCACACCTCCGACCTATCAAGGTAATGCCCCACCACCGGCATCGGCACCAGCACCACTTAGTCCCTCAGCAACAGCACCGCCACCTGGTGCCCCTACTGGCAATAGATGGGTGCAAGTTCAGAACTTTCATGATGCCCTATACTGGCAAATCGGGCGCTTTGTGGTGTTCAAGTTGGTAAACAAGAAGGACAACTCCCTTGTTGATGTGCTATATGTGAGCATGCAACCCGCTGGAAAGGGCAACAACTACTTTCTTGTGATAAAAGTAGCAGATGGATATAAGAAGGTCGGCAAGTATCATGTGCTCCTATGGGGTGTGCCTGGGTCACCAGATGAAGAATGGAAAGTATATTGGCTCAAATTTGTAGGATACTAA